A stretch of Exiguobacterium sp. BMC-KP DNA encodes these proteins:
- a CDS encoding DUF58 domain-containing protein, with protein sequence MQIERSVPFWLERRLFPLYVTMTFIFLFIPSLSVLGFLFAALATIHFVVGRTEKQLRRDVAIEWKHYESLMFNQEQTSLHLQVFGVESLSQLGLEATLRLHTDGGVIFPEMDPLHPATFHAVIDSEDDVTIPIQTVRRGPAEFDEIILTIRLPWKMGVYLFTFDTYPSFTVLPSLTAQATPLLLQRLRIGDRPDRYSPLKNKLVQLGAKPYTAEPSKEIDWYATAKTGRLQAKVFETSNQDTFTIALNLSAPSGYGLHQQFETFIEQAAFLISELIKEGCKIELFLNRLDGANRMTHLSLQEGQPQLKHVLMTLSTVSTRDSFIATQQFERYVLRRKHMNSQLIQIGNDRILAIG encoded by the coding sequence ATGCAGATTGAACGTTCCGTTCCATTTTGGCTAGAGCGTCGGTTATTTCCACTGTACGTCACAATGACGTTCATCTTCTTATTCATTCCAAGTCTTTCCGTCCTCGGTTTTTTGTTCGCAGCTTTGGCGACGATTCATTTCGTCGTCGGTCGAACAGAGAAACAGCTCCGTCGGGACGTGGCAATCGAATGGAAACACTATGAATCGTTAATGTTTAATCAAGAACAGACATCGCTCCACTTACAAGTCTTCGGCGTCGAATCTTTAAGTCAGCTCGGACTCGAAGCGACACTTCGTTTGCATACGGATGGTGGTGTCATCTTTCCAGAGATGGACCCGCTTCACCCAGCAACATTTCATGCGGTGATCGACTCGGAAGATGACGTGACGATCCCGATTCAGACCGTTCGACGTGGACCGGCCGAGTTCGATGAGATCATCTTGACAATTCGCCTGCCTTGGAAGATGGGTGTCTATCTCTTTACGTTCGATACTTATCCGTCGTTTACGGTCTTACCATCCTTGACGGCACAAGCAACACCCTTGCTTTTACAACGTTTACGAATCGGCGACCGACCAGACCGCTATTCGCCACTCAAAAACAAACTCGTTCAGCTTGGTGCAAAACCATATACAGCAGAACCCTCAAAAGAGATCGATTGGTATGCGACGGCTAAGACCGGTCGGTTGCAGGCAAAAGTGTTCGAAACGAGCAATCAGGACACGTTTACGATCGCTTTGAATTTATCAGCACCAAGCGGTTACGGGCTCCATCAACAATTCGAGACATTCATCGAACAAGCAGCGTTCTTGATCAGTGAATTAATCAAGGAAGGCTGCAAAATCGAACTATTTCTCAATCGACTCGACGGAGCGAACCGGATGACGCATCTTTCGTTACAAGAAGGACAACCACAATTAAAACATGTCTTAATGACTCTCTCGACGGTCTCGACGCGTGATTCGTTCATCGCGACACAACAGTTCGAACGATACGTGCTTCGCCGTAAGCATATGAACAGTCAGTTGATCCAGATTGGTAATGACCGGATCCTCGCCATCGGCTGA
- a CDS encoding endonuclease I family protein encodes MNWKSKVTGALAATLALGSIVFTPVTAKTVDPKQVSAGPQMVTSQSTIDAYYLPAAGKTGAALKASLHDIIDNHTQVSYDTVWTALKETDQDPNNANNVIELYTGKSISKSSNGGNVGQWNREHVWAKSHGDFGTTNGPGTDLHHLRPEDVVVNSARGNLDFDNGGTKYSGCDCYRDGDSWEPPNRVKGDIARMIFYMAVRYEGGGEIDLEASENVNNGTNPLHGKLSTLKAWNKLDPVDSFEMRRNDVIFEKWQKNRNPFIDHPEYVTSIWGN; translated from the coding sequence ATGAACTGGAAGTCAAAGGTCACAGGTGCGCTTGCCGCTACACTTGCGCTCGGGTCAATCGTCTTTACACCGGTCACAGCAAAAACAGTCGATCCGAAACAAGTTTCGGCAGGTCCACAGATGGTCACTTCGCAATCGACAATCGATGCGTACTATCTACCAGCAGCAGGGAAAACAGGGGCAGCGTTGAAGGCATCGCTGCACGATATCATCGACAACCATACACAAGTGTCATACGACACGGTATGGACAGCACTGAAAGAAACCGATCAAGATCCAAACAATGCGAACAACGTTATCGAGTTATACACGGGGAAATCGATTTCGAAGAGTAGTAATGGTGGGAACGTTGGACAATGGAATCGGGAACACGTCTGGGCGAAGTCGCACGGTGATTTTGGTACGACAAACGGTCCAGGAACAGACTTGCATCACTTGCGACCAGAAGATGTCGTCGTCAACAGTGCACGGGGGAACCTTGATTTCGATAATGGTGGTACGAAGTACAGTGGTTGCGATTGCTACCGCGATGGCGATTCGTGGGAACCACCGAACCGCGTCAAAGGTGACATCGCGCGGATGATCTTCTACATGGCAGTTCGTTACGAAGGCGGCGGGGAAATCGATCTCGAGGCTTCAGAAAACGTCAATAATGGTACGAATCCACTCCACGGAAAATTATCAACGCTAAAAGCATGGAACAAACTCGACCCAGTCGATAGCTTCGAAATGCGTCGCAATGATGTCATCTTCGAGAAGTGGCAAAAGAACCGGAATCCATTCATCGATCATCCGGAATACGTAACATCAATTTGGGGAAATTGA
- a CDS encoding MFS transporter has translation MEGSSAFIPAYVIERFYWEARGMSIADVVIAEVVFAWVMLICEVPFGLLSDRWGRKPFILAGFVCEWLSFTVLLEAYSLSAFLLAMVFAGIGSAALSGALEAHVYETLHMHGIAVRFEVIWRMISICGLLTAGLAALIGSYAVRFVDLIWHYQVSWWVLLGTVLLSCFLKEAPRITEEKSHSFLALLKAFSIRCVYVRILCLVLLYAATIDFVDEFWQLYLRDQSIPMIYMGLVFVLLQLMQAIGASLSRVRSPVGWAMIYIVCLAGLSVASPLISIGLLGLLYLCYGWVEPYVTTIIQEVAPENGRATFTSLISVIERVSVLGTGMLFILIEHTFSLQMTYAALGFVALVLLLLYGMTRTRRN, from the coding sequence ATGGAAGGGAGTAGTGCGTTCATTCCGGCTTATGTGATTGAACGATTCTACTGGGAAGCACGCGGTATGAGTATTGCTGATGTCGTCATCGCTGAGGTTGTCTTTGCTTGGGTGATGTTGATTTGTGAGGTGCCGTTTGGTCTATTATCGGATCGATGGGGTAGAAAGCCATTCATTCTGGCTGGTTTTGTATGCGAGTGGTTATCGTTCACGGTGTTGCTTGAAGCCTATTCACTATCTGCATTCCTCTTAGCGATGGTATTTGCTGGTATCGGTAGCGCAGCACTTAGTGGAGCGCTTGAAGCACACGTCTATGAAACATTGCATATGCATGGGATAGCGGTGCGATTTGAAGTGATTTGGCGGATGATATCGATTTGTGGTTTGCTCACGGCAGGACTTGCAGCGCTCATAGGTAGTTATGCGGTCCGATTCGTCGACTTGATCTGGCATTATCAAGTATCTTGGTGGGTCTTACTCGGAACGGTGCTGTTATCGTGTTTCCTGAAGGAAGCACCTCGGATAACAGAGGAGAAGTCTCATTCATTTTTGGCATTGCTCAAAGCGTTTTCGATCCGGTGTGTTTATGTTCGAATCCTTTGCCTTGTCTTGTTATACGCAGCAACAATTGATTTCGTTGATGAGTTTTGGCAACTTTATTTACGTGACCAGTCGATACCGATGATCTATATGGGTCTCGTCTTCGTGTTGCTTCAACTCATGCAGGCAATCGGTGCGTCCTTGTCACGGGTTCGATCGCCCGTCGGGTGGGCGATGATCTACATCGTCTGCCTTGCTGGATTGTCAGTGGCGTCACCGCTGATCAGTATCGGGTTACTCGGTCTGTTGTACTTGTGTTACGGCTGGGTAGAGCCGTATGTGACGACAATTATTCAAGAAGTAGCACCAGAAAACGGACGCGCGACATTTACGTCGCTGATCTCGGTCATCGAACGTGTGTCAGTTCTTGGGACCGGAATGTTGTTCATCCTGATCGAACATACTTTCTCGCTTCAGATGACGTATGCTGCACTTGGTTTCGTCGCACTTGTGTTACTCCTATTGTATGGTATGACGCGAACGCGTCGGAACTGA
- a CDS encoding ABC transporter permease subunit — protein MAFIARKSIQLIVAFFVLIAISALPALVAQMKFHPASYWEGLKQQFAQLTKLDEITYFNVAAQKQVPLLSSLHPFIQETLIIFTTAMVVSAVCAIFYAYLFYRSGRRMRTTLKQITRTLEMVPDLFWIILSQFLVIYLFKMTGYSKIEIAGTYADSIRFLPILTLTLTTLFFFIKWLTTQVLEQESAPFLELARAKGIHPAALFWKHLLPTMIYRFYLFFRANIITVLSSLLIIEYTFQVQGLFRFVLHFGQMPVLMVILFLIYLPIFIIDLLAEWLIPQAWKGGI, from the coding sequence ATGGCTTTTATCGCCCGAAAATCGATTCAGCTCATCGTGGCATTTTTTGTCTTGATTGCAATCAGTGCCCTTCCGGCTCTTGTCGCACAAATGAAGTTCCATCCAGCAAGCTACTGGGAAGGTCTCAAGCAGCAATTTGCGCAATTAACGAAACTCGATGAGATTACCTATTTCAACGTAGCTGCTCAAAAACAAGTGCCATTACTTTCTTCTTTGCATCCTTTTATTCAAGAAACATTAATTATTTTCACGACAGCTATGGTGGTTTCCGCGGTATGTGCCATTTTCTACGCCTATTTGTTTTATCGAAGCGGTAGAAGGATGCGGACAACCTTAAAACAAATCACACGGACTCTCGAGATGGTTCCAGATTTGTTCTGGATCATTCTTTCTCAATTCCTTGTCATTTATTTATTTAAGATGACGGGTTATAGCAAAATTGAGATTGCAGGAACTTATGCTGATTCGATTCGCTTTTTACCAATTCTCACGCTTACGTTGACAACACTGTTCTTCTTCATCAAATGGTTGACAACTCAAGTACTTGAACAAGAATCAGCCCCATTCCTAGAACTAGCACGGGCAAAAGGCATTCATCCTGCCGCTCTTTTCTGGAAACATTTACTACCAACGATGATTTATCGATTTTATCTATTTTTTCGAGCGAATATTATTACAGTATTGTCGAGTCTACTGATCATTGAGTATACCTTCCAGGTACAGGGTCTATTTCGCTTCGTCCTTCATTTTGGACAAATGCCGGTTTTGATGGTCATCTTATTTTTAATCTATCTGCCGATTTTTATCATTGATTTACTGGCGGAATGGCTGATTCCTCAGGCTTGGAAAGGAGGGATTTGA
- a CDS encoding MFS transporter: MNRFTLLLVSQWIANAGDALYIVSLIAMIYQTTGQASLAALFPVLVTAGMTGSGFLFAKVAQRVPHASLLFSSQLLKTILLGIIWGLDLSLPLVLGLVGCIAFFDGFARPIESAFIPRLCQDVQKANSLVQGSNQVIQLVMWPLGAILVSLLSPLSVLSVSAGLFLSASVISYLFYRSVRTLADPAMDGEDISFRSSIRYTRAHPYAKANTYLVGIDAFVSTAWISALFLVYIDTHFQLSERWWGILNAFYLLSMIAGSYMMLRRRGTRSLLYRSIGLSIGATFLFAFAPVVTLAVIACLFQGFASQVRAIELNTLLQTTTPLERLPYVYSIQQTVYALCFCLGSLLFGWLADLFAIEFVYALAGVLSLLMWQPARQLLNRSMPTQKQVS; encoded by the coding sequence ATGAACCGGTTTACGCTTTTATTGGTCAGTCAATGGATTGCGAATGCGGGAGATGCGCTCTATATCGTCTCCCTGATCGCAATGATTTATCAAACGACAGGGCAAGCGAGTCTCGCTGCCCTGTTTCCTGTTCTCGTCACAGCAGGGATGACAGGAAGTGGCTTTTTATTCGCTAAAGTCGCACAACGAGTCCCACATGCATCTTTATTATTTAGTAGCCAGCTCCTCAAGACGATTCTTTTAGGCATCATCTGGGGACTTGATTTATCACTGCCACTCGTTCTTGGGCTCGTTGGTTGTATCGCCTTCTTCGACGGATTTGCTCGTCCGATCGAGAGTGCTTTCATCCCTCGACTATGCCAAGACGTTCAAAAGGCAAACAGTCTCGTACAAGGTTCGAATCAAGTGATTCAGCTCGTCATGTGGCCGCTCGGTGCCATTCTCGTCAGTCTGTTATCGCCGCTTTCCGTCTTGTCCGTCTCAGCGGGTCTCTTTTTAAGTGCAAGTGTCATCAGTTATCTGTTTTACCGGAGCGTCCGTACTTTAGCTGATCCAGCAATGGATGGTGAAGATATTTCCTTCCGGTCAAGCATTCGCTATACACGAGCACACCCTTACGCGAAAGCCAACACGTACCTCGTCGGAATCGATGCGTTCGTCAGTACGGCTTGGATTTCTGCATTGTTCCTCGTCTACATCGACACCCACTTCCAGTTATCAGAACGCTGGTGGGGTATTCTAAACGCCTTTTATCTACTCAGTATGATTGCCGGTAGTTATATGATGTTACGTCGTCGCGGGACGCGTTCTTTGCTTTATCGCAGCATCGGCTTATCCATTGGGGCGACTTTCTTGTTCGCCTTCGCTCCGGTCGTCACGCTTGCCGTGATCGCCTGCCTATTTCAAGGCTTCGCCAGTCAAGTCCGGGCAATTGAGCTAAATACGTTGTTGCAAACGACGACACCACTCGAACGGTTACCATATGTCTACAGCATTCAGCAAACCGTTTACGCACTCTGTTTCTGTCTCGGCAGTTTATTATTCGGCTGGCTCGCTGATCTGTTTGCGATTGAGTTCGTCTATGCACTCGCAGGCGTTCTCTCCCTATTGATGTGGCAACCAGCTCGTCAGTTATTAAATCGTTCGATGCCAACACAAAAACAAGTATCGTAA
- a CDS encoding ABC transporter permease subunit, whose amino-acid sequence MRRTLIRDPIFWLCASLLIGLLLLSFGNTIFRDGQVDQISNRYAEDGTFLATSPLKPSSDQWLGTDRSGYDLFQLMIEGFKWTIGICMIVAISRMTLSLVIAIPLAFRNARVNRYLKLILDGFLVLPLSLVALLLLFSSLFFTDSTVVPPLLNRVSFELTILILLGLPSLSLYLIAETRQLLSQEFMIVAQTLGGSPWYRFRRHIWPHLVPTLTIVFMQQFIQTLMLLIHLSLLGIFFAGTVALYEGVMPTIFEWSSMFGYYYNQFSATSWLNHMFLVPLIGLALVVFFSNLFMSRLERAFRFRQQLKPITLSASRAQDEAAATSIVDPFTPVALKSHHDSD is encoded by the coding sequence ATGCGTCGCACACTTATACGAGATCCTATTTTTTGGCTCTGCGCCTCACTTCTTATTGGCTTATTACTCCTTAGTTTCGGTAATACAATTTTCCGCGATGGTCAAGTTGACCAAATCTCGAATCGTTATGCTGAGGACGGTACATTCCTTGCGACATCTCCACTAAAACCATCGAGCGATCAATGGCTCGGTACGGATCGCTCCGGGTATGATCTCTTTCAATTGATGATTGAAGGGTTTAAATGGACGATCGGTATTTGTATGATTGTTGCTATAAGTCGAATGACTCTCTCATTAGTCATTGCGATTCCATTGGCTTTTCGAAATGCTCGTGTCAATCGATACTTGAAACTTATTCTTGATGGTTTTTTAGTTTTACCACTCTCTCTCGTTGCCTTATTGCTGCTATTTTCATCTCTTTTTTTTACGGACTCAACTGTGGTTCCACCATTACTTAATCGCGTATCCTTTGAATTAACTATCTTGATTTTACTCGGTCTACCCTCTTTATCGCTTTATCTGATTGCTGAGACCCGTCAGTTGCTTAGTCAAGAGTTCATGATTGTCGCTCAGACACTCGGTGGCAGTCCATGGTATCGATTCAGACGTCACATTTGGCCGCATCTTGTTCCAACGTTGACGATCGTCTTCATGCAACAGTTCATTCAAACGTTGATGTTACTGATTCATTTATCACTCTTAGGTATTTTCTTCGCTGGAACAGTTGCTTTATATGAGGGTGTTATGCCAACAATCTTTGAATGGTCGTCGATGTTTGGCTATTACTACAACCAGTTTTCCGCAACATCGTGGCTCAACCATATGTTCCTCGTTCCGCTCATTGGACTAGCATTAGTCGTCTTTTTCAGCAATCTATTCATGAGTCGACTCGAACGAGCTTTCCGCTTCCGCCAGCAACTAAAACCAATCACGCTATCGGCATCTCGAGCCCAAGACGAGGCAGCCGCAACGTCGATCGTTGATCCCTTTACACCCGTTGCACTGAAATCCCATCACGATTCTGATTGA
- the ytzI gene encoding YtzI protein — protein MWLYVVSILIIVFVLVASIIVISKGYGYKGNKDDIEIDYDEINRKLRHENDDDSSNK, from the coding sequence ATGTGGTTATATGTCGTCTCCATTCTCATCATCGTATTCGTCTTGGTCGCCTCGATCATCGTCATTTCGAAAGGATATGGCTACAAGGGCAACAAAGATGATATCGAAATCGATTATGATGAAATCAACCGAAAACTTCGTCACGAAAATGATGATGATTCATCCAACAAATGA
- a CDS encoding AAA family ATPase codes for MKLQQLKDQLNSIYLGKPDVIDLCLTALIAEGHILLEDVPGTGKTMLAKALAQSFESAFSRIQFTADLLPSDVIGSDFFNLKTQEFENKRGPLFANVVLIDEINRAVPRTQSALLEAMEERQVSIGGTTYQMPAPFFVIATQNPIESAGTFPLPDAQLDRFMVAIEVGYPDFENERRLLSEILTNVRRSAVGIASGGDLISWQEEARRVHASQDVLDYLLHIVQATRNHELVEVGVSPRGAIALLRASQSYAFLNQRDFIIPEDIKHLAKHVLSHRLTLTLEGGIKTTKAGVLTHILDDVPVPVEMG; via the coding sequence GTGAAACTACAACAATTAAAAGACCAACTCAATTCCATCTATCTCGGTAAACCAGACGTCATCGATCTCTGTCTGACGGCACTTATCGCTGAAGGACACATTCTTCTTGAAGATGTACCAGGAACCGGTAAAACGATGCTTGCGAAAGCACTCGCTCAAAGCTTCGAGAGTGCCTTTTCCCGGATTCAATTCACGGCGGACCTTCTCCCGTCAGATGTCATCGGTTCGGACTTCTTCAACTTAAAGACCCAAGAGTTCGAAAATAAACGTGGTCCGCTGTTCGCGAATGTCGTCTTGATTGATGAGATCAACCGTGCCGTTCCTCGGACACAATCGGCATTGCTTGAAGCGATGGAAGAACGCCAAGTCTCAATCGGCGGTACAACCTATCAGATGCCAGCCCCATTCTTCGTCATCGCGACACAAAACCCAATCGAGTCAGCCGGAACGTTCCCGCTACCAGATGCACAACTCGACCGGTTCATGGTCGCAATCGAAGTTGGTTATCCGGACTTCGAGAACGAACGCCGCTTGTTGTCTGAGATTCTAACGAATGTTCGTCGTTCAGCTGTTGGGATCGCGTCAGGTGGAGACTTGATTTCCTGGCAGGAAGAAGCACGTCGTGTCCACGCATCACAAGACGTACTCGATTATCTATTACACATCGTCCAAGCGACACGGAACCATGAACTCGTTGAAGTTGGGGTTAGTCCGCGTGGCGCAATTGCGTTACTCCGTGCTTCCCAAAGTTATGCTTTCTTGAATCAACGTGATTTCATCATCCCAGAAGACATCAAACATCTTGCGAAACACGTCCTCTCCCACCGCCTGACACTGACACTCGAAGGCGGAATCAAAACGACGAAAGCCGGTGTGTTAACACATATTCTCGATGACGTTCCAGTTCCGGTCGAAATGGGGTGA
- a CDS encoding NAD(P)-dependent oxidoreductase, giving the protein MKLIIFGATGQTGQELVKQAIDHGHEVTAFVRSPEKLTLRDERLHVVKGDVLNQEAVTAAVAGQDAVLTALGTESLAYSGFLERSLVRIVTAMKKQGVERIGYVASAGVDDELPGLQGMLAQRILKNPLKDHRQAIALLQQADVNYTVARPLRLLNGPLTGLYRQADVGVPEDAKQINRADVAHFLLQAIETEEHIKSSIGLAE; this is encoded by the coding sequence ATGAAGTTAATTATTTTTGGAGCAACTGGTCAAACGGGACAAGAACTCGTCAAACAGGCGATCGATCACGGACATGAGGTCACGGCATTCGTCCGGAGTCCGGAAAAATTAACGCTACGCGACGAACGGCTACATGTTGTCAAAGGAGATGTTCTCAATCAAGAAGCGGTAACGGCTGCTGTTGCTGGACAAGATGCTGTATTGACGGCGCTTGGTACGGAGAGTCTTGCCTATAGTGGTTTTTTAGAGCGGAGTCTCGTCCGAATCGTAACAGCGATGAAAAAACAGGGAGTGGAACGGATTGGTTACGTCGCCTCTGCCGGTGTCGATGATGAGTTACCGGGCTTGCAAGGGATGCTTGCCCAACGTATTTTGAAAAATCCACTGAAAGATCACCGTCAAGCGATTGCGCTCCTTCAGCAAGCAGACGTCAACTATACAGTGGCGCGACCACTTCGTTTACTGAACGGTCCATTGACTGGACTTTATCGTCAAGCTGACGTAGGCGTACCGGAAGATGCGAAACAAATCAATCGAGCGGATGTAGCGCATTTCCTCTTACAGGCGATTGAGACGGAAGAGCATATCAAATCGAGTATTGGATTAGCTGAATGA
- the amyS gene encoding alpha-amylase, which produces MLATVASAAFLAPLAQPIAVGATADNGTMMQYFEWYAPNDGNHWNRLGSDATKLDQLGITSVWIPPAYKGTSQNDVGYGAYDLYDLGEFNQKGTVRTKYGTKAQLKTAIGQLHTAGIDVYGDVVMNHKGGADFTEAVTAVEVNPGNRNQEVSGDYQIQAWTGFNFAARNNLYSNFKWKWYHFDGTDWDQSRSKSAIYKFRGTGKAWDTDVSTENGNYDYLMYADLDFDHPEVQQEMKNWGKWYVNELGLDGFRLDAVKHIKHGYLADWLASVRQATGKPLFTVAEYWQNDLGTLQNYLSRTNYQQSVFDAPLHYKFEQASKGGGYYDMRTIFDGTLVKSNPVQAVTLVENHDSQPGQSLESTVQSWFKPLAYAMILTREQGYPSVFYGDYYGTKGTSTREIPALASKIDPLLKARKDFAFGKQNDYLDNQDVIGWTREGVSDRAKSGLATILSDGPGGSKWMYVGLQNKGEVWTDITGNNTASVTINQDGYGQFFVNGGSVSVYRQQ; this is translated from the coding sequence ATTTTAGCAACTGTCGCATCTGCTGCTTTTTTAGCGCCACTTGCGCAACCGATTGCAGTCGGTGCAACAGCTGACAATGGTACGATGATGCAGTACTTCGAATGGTACGCACCAAATGACGGCAATCATTGGAATCGTCTCGGCAGTGATGCGACAAAACTCGATCAACTCGGAATCACATCGGTCTGGATTCCGCCTGCCTACAAAGGTACCTCGCAAAATGACGTCGGGTACGGTGCCTACGATCTGTACGATTTAGGTGAATTCAACCAAAAAGGAACGGTTCGCACGAAGTATGGCACAAAGGCACAGTTAAAGACAGCGATCGGTCAATTGCATACTGCAGGTATCGACGTCTATGGTGACGTCGTCATGAATCATAAGGGCGGCGCTGATTTCACGGAAGCCGTGACGGCAGTCGAAGTCAATCCAGGCAACCGCAACCAAGAAGTCTCTGGTGACTATCAAATCCAGGCGTGGACAGGCTTCAACTTTGCAGCACGGAATAATCTCTACTCAAACTTTAAATGGAAATGGTATCACTTTGACGGTACAGACTGGGATCAGTCTCGCTCAAAAAGTGCTATCTATAAATTCCGTGGAACTGGTAAGGCATGGGATACGGATGTCTCAACTGAAAACGGCAACTACGATTACTTAATGTATGCCGATCTCGATTTCGATCACCCAGAAGTCCAACAAGAAATGAAGAACTGGGGCAAGTGGTACGTCAATGAACTCGGTCTTGATGGGTTCCGCCTCGATGCCGTCAAACATATCAAACATGGATATTTAGCGGACTGGCTCGCGAGCGTTCGTCAGGCGACGGGCAAACCGCTATTCACGGTCGCCGAGTACTGGCAGAACGATCTCGGAACGTTACAAAACTACTTAAGCCGGACGAATTATCAACAATCCGTCTTTGATGCCCCGCTTCATTATAAATTCGAACAGGCAAGTAAAGGTGGCGGATACTACGATATGCGGACGATCTTTGACGGAACACTCGTCAAGAGTAATCCAGTCCAAGCCGTGACACTCGTCGAAAACCATGACTCGCAACCTGGACAATCGCTTGAATCAACAGTTCAATCATGGTTCAAACCACTCGCTTACGCGATGATCCTGACACGTGAACAAGGATATCCATCGGTCTTCTATGGTGATTACTATGGAACAAAAGGCACGTCGACCCGCGAAATTCCAGCACTCGCTTCGAAAATTGATCCGTTGCTCAAAGCACGGAAAGACTTCGCGTTCGGAAAACAAAATGATTACCTCGATAACCAAGACGTCATCGGTTGGACACGAGAAGGTGTTTCAGATCGTGCGAAATCCGGGCTTGCGACAATCCTCTCAGACGGTCCAGGCGGTAGCAAGTGGATGTACGTCGGTCTTCAGAACAAAGGAGAAGTCTGGACGGACATCACTGGTAACAATACAGCATCCGTCACGATCAACCAAGATGGCTACGGTCAATTCTTCGTCAACGGTGGTTCGGTTTCCGTCTACCGTCAACAATAA
- a CDS encoding YdcF family protein codes for MIKRIFNKRNIKWVVGSGIVACVAFWYSVGIFVNRGERPLADGTSPYVIVLGAGVKGEKPSQILHNRIQAAATYGKQHPEVRFILSGGQGADEDISEAEAMRRGMVASGIEEERLILESSSTSTTENLQFSKDLLPKDVRRVSIVTSDFHLYRARQEAKQLGLQTDAIPAETPLSGVLRFGMRERVAIVVQFLR; via the coding sequence ATGATCAAACGCATATTTAACAAACGAAATATCAAATGGGTAGTTGGAAGTGGAATCGTCGCTTGCGTCGCATTCTGGTATAGCGTTGGAATTTTCGTCAATAGAGGAGAACGACCACTTGCTGATGGCACGTCACCGTATGTCATTGTCCTCGGTGCTGGTGTCAAAGGAGAGAAACCGTCGCAAATCTTACATAACCGTATTCAGGCGGCAGCGACATATGGGAAACAACATCCTGAAGTCCGCTTTATTTTGAGCGGTGGACAAGGAGCGGATGAAGACATCTCTGAAGCAGAAGCGATGCGACGGGGGATGGTGGCATCTGGTATTGAAGAGGAACGCTTGATACTTGAGTCGAGCTCGACGTCAACGACAGAAAATCTGCAGTTCTCAAAAGACTTGTTACCAAAGGACGTTCGTCGCGTCTCCATCGTCACTTCAGACTTTCACCTGTATCGTGCGCGACAAGAGGCGAAACAACTTGGGTTGCAGACGGATGCAATTCCGGCTGAGACACCACTTTCAGGAGTCCTCCGCTTCGGGATGCGCGAACGCGTCGCAATCGTTGTACAGTTTTTACGCTAA